Proteins found in one Cobetia sp. L2A1 genomic segment:
- the mraY gene encoding phospho-N-acetylmuramoyl-pentapeptide-transferase yields the protein MLLLLAEFLAQFNGAFTVFNYLTLRVVLATLTALLLCLWLGPWVIRKLVDGQIGQAVRDDGPKSHLSKAGTPTMGGVMILLSMAFSTLLWGDLTNLYIWVVLAVTLGFGAVGWVDDYRKVVEKNPRGLPARWKYFWQSVVGIGAAIVLYMTASTPAETGLLVPFFKDVVIPLGVFYMVLTYFVIVGSSNAVNLTDGLDGLAIMPTVLVAMGLAIFAYASGNLKFAEYLHIPFIAGSGELAVFCATIAGAGLGFLWFNTYPAQVFMGDVGALALGAALGVVAVIVRQEIVLFIMGGVFVMETVSVILQVGSYKLTGRRIFRMAPLHHHFELKGWPEPRVIVRFWIITVVLVLLGLATLKVR from the coding sequence ATGCTGCTGCTGCTTGCTGAGTTTCTGGCCCAATTCAATGGCGCCTTTACGGTTTTCAATTATCTGACCCTACGTGTGGTGCTTGCCACGCTGACGGCACTGTTATTGTGTTTATGGCTGGGACCCTGGGTCATCCGCAAGCTGGTCGATGGCCAGATAGGCCAGGCCGTGCGTGATGATGGCCCCAAGTCGCATCTTTCCAAGGCCGGTACGCCGACCATGGGGGGGGTGATGATTCTCCTGTCGATGGCCTTTTCGACGCTGTTGTGGGGCGACCTGACCAACCTGTACATCTGGGTGGTGCTGGCCGTCACGCTGGGCTTCGGTGCCGTGGGCTGGGTGGATGACTATCGCAAGGTCGTGGAGAAGAATCCGCGTGGCTTGCCGGCACGCTGGAAGTATTTCTGGCAGTCGGTAGTCGGGATCGGCGCCGCCATCGTGCTGTACATGACCGCGAGCACGCCAGCCGAGACGGGTCTTTTGGTGCCATTTTTCAAGGATGTCGTCATCCCGCTGGGCGTGTTCTACATGGTGCTGACCTATTTCGTCATCGTCGGTAGCTCCAATGCCGTGAATCTGACCGATGGCCTTGATGGTCTCGCGATCATGCCGACCGTACTGGTGGCCATGGGCCTGGCGATCTTCGCCTACGCCTCGGGCAACCTGAAGTTTGCCGAATACCTGCATATTCCCTTCATCGCGGGGTCTGGTGAGCTGGCGGTATTCTGCGCGACCATCGCGGGGGCTGGTCTTGGCTTCCTGTGGTTCAACACCTACCCGGCACAGGTCTTCATGGGGGATGTGGGAGCATTGGCTCTCGGTGCAGCGCTGGGCGTTGTCGCGGTCATTGTGCGTCAGGAAATCGTGCTGTTCATCATGGGTGGTGTATTCGTGATGGAGACCGTCTCGGTCATCTTGCAAGTAGGTTCCTACAAGCTGACCGGGCGACGTATCTTCCGCATGGCGCCACTGCACCACCATTTCGAGCTCAAGGGCTGGCCGGAGCCGCGCGTGATCGTGCGCTTCTGGATCATTACCGTGGTTCTGGTGCTGCTTGGCCTGGCCACACTCAAGGTTCGCTGA
- the murD gene encoding UDP-N-acetylmuramoyl-L-alanine--D-glutamate ligase produces the protein MTLSAATAPVTPVLAKGPTLVVGLGVSGQAIARHLSDRGIDFAVADTRSEPPGLESLHEYAPQAEVYLGPLEALDLSGFSEIVLSPGIDPRQSVFDATRDRLVGEIALFVRALDEREAESVVLSSEHGKRPRLVAITGSNAKSTVTTLVAQMAERAGRQVAVGGNLGTAALTLLREQPDAELYVLELSSFQLETTPELKADVACFLNLSEDHLDRHDGMLGYQAAKRAIFRGAGLAVINADDVWSWPAEDDVVPCVSFSVQLGNVEAEWRLAGKSESLYLCHADAQGLHEVMPAGAVHLAGRHNQANALAALAMGTAIGLEEAVMVAELKIFAGLPHRGELIADQQGVRWINDSKGTNVGATLAAIAGLGPTLDGKLVLLAGGQGKGADFSPLAAPLADYAREVVVFGQDAALLAAALPDSVTVTRVNTLIDALAQAQQVACSGDCVLLSPACASLDQFANYMVRGDVFRNWVAQHVVIESVGEEERDA, from the coding sequence ATGACCCTCTCTGCTGCCACAGCACCGGTGACACCGGTGCTTGCCAAAGGACCGACCCTGGTGGTCGGTCTTGGTGTTTCCGGCCAGGCAATTGCGCGACATCTGAGTGACCGCGGAATCGATTTCGCGGTTGCCGATACCCGTAGTGAGCCACCGGGTCTCGAATCTCTGCATGAGTATGCTCCACAGGCCGAGGTGTACCTCGGGCCACTTGAAGCTCTGGATCTATCAGGCTTCTCTGAAATCGTGCTCAGTCCGGGCATCGATCCACGTCAGTCAGTGTTTGATGCCACGCGAGATCGCCTCGTCGGTGAAATTGCTCTGTTCGTGCGAGCGCTGGATGAGCGTGAAGCTGAAAGCGTCGTGCTGTCCAGTGAACATGGCAAGCGCCCGAGGCTAGTGGCCATCACCGGTTCAAATGCCAAATCTACCGTCACCACATTAGTCGCTCAGATGGCAGAGCGTGCCGGTCGTCAGGTTGCGGTGGGTGGCAATCTGGGGACTGCTGCACTGACATTGCTGCGCGAACAGCCTGATGCCGAGCTCTACGTGCTCGAACTGTCTTCCTTCCAGCTTGAGACGACGCCTGAGCTCAAGGCTGACGTCGCCTGCTTTCTCAATCTCTCTGAAGATCATCTCGATCGTCATGATGGCATGCTCGGTTATCAAGCTGCCAAGCGCGCCATTTTCCGCGGTGCAGGCTTGGCGGTGATCAATGCCGACGATGTCTGGAGTTGGCCGGCTGAAGATGATGTCGTGCCGTGCGTGTCCTTCAGTGTTCAGTTGGGGAATGTTGAAGCTGAGTGGCGGTTGGCAGGGAAGAGCGAGTCGCTTTATCTCTGTCATGCCGATGCACAAGGCTTGCACGAAGTCATGCCAGCCGGCGCTGTTCATCTGGCAGGGCGCCATAATCAAGCCAATGCGCTGGCAGCCCTGGCGATGGGAACGGCGATTGGACTTGAGGAAGCGGTGATGGTTGCCGAACTCAAGATATTCGCTGGTTTGCCACATCGCGGTGAACTGATTGCCGATCAGCAAGGTGTGCGTTGGATCAATGACTCCAAGGGCACGAATGTTGGCGCGACACTGGCAGCGATTGCCGGGCTCGGGCCGACGCTTGACGGCAAGTTGGTACTGTTAGCCGGTGGTCAGGGCAAAGGTGCTGATTTCTCTCCGTTGGCGGCGCCGCTGGCGGACTATGCGCGTGAGGTAGTGGTCTTCGGTCAGGATGCGGCATTGCTGGCTGCTGCCTTGCCTGACAGCGTGACAGTGACGCGAGTGAATACGCTGATTGATGCGCTGGCACAGGCGCAGCAAGTGGCCTGCTCAGGAGATTGCGTGCTGCTATCTCCTGCCTGTGCGAGCCTGGATCAGTTTGCCAACTATATGGTACGGGGTGACGTCTTCCGTAATTGGGTTGCACAGCATGTCGTTATTGAAAGTGTCGGTGAGGAAGAACGTGATGCGTGA
- the ftsW gene encoding putative lipid II flippase FtsW, with amino-acid sequence MRDKTSRLRDTLSTDQQPIDGWLVFASIAILCIGWVMVTSASSEISSERFDGNAFYYSLRHGIFILIGLIAACCTLRIPMSEWQQRSFAMLMLGFALLIVVLIVGREINGAKRWIPLPVVGGVQASEIAKLCLMIWLAGYLERRLDKVRSSVVNGLILPCIPLMLMVVLLALEPDFGSVVVMGGAVMGMLLLSGVAWWGFIVLLVLALGGGWLLAIAEPYRWERLTTYTDPWANMYDSGYQLTQALIAFGRGHLTGMGLGNSVQKLFYLPEAHTDFVFAVLAEELGLIGATAVVGLFALLIYRAFKISRRAELAGLPFNAYLGYGIALVFGAQAFINIGVASGLLPTKGLTLPLMSYGGSSLIISCVQVAVLLRIDAETRLLSRGTVTPRRKAKLPTDTPQGAKA; translated from the coding sequence ATGCGTGACAAGACCAGTCGACTGCGTGACACCCTCAGCACTGATCAACAACCCATCGATGGCTGGTTGGTCTTTGCGTCGATCGCGATTCTGTGTATTGGCTGGGTCATGGTGACCTCGGCATCCAGTGAGATTTCCAGCGAACGTTTTGATGGCAATGCGTTTTATTACAGCCTGCGTCACGGCATCTTCATCCTGATCGGCTTGATCGCTGCCTGCTGCACGCTCCGAATTCCGATGTCGGAATGGCAACAGCGGAGTTTTGCCATGCTGATGCTTGGCTTTGCATTGTTGATCGTGGTGTTGATCGTGGGGCGTGAGATCAATGGCGCCAAGCGCTGGATTCCTCTGCCTGTCGTCGGGGGGGTGCAGGCGTCGGAAATAGCCAAGTTGTGTTTGATGATCTGGCTAGCCGGCTATCTCGAACGGCGGCTTGACAAGGTGCGGAGCAGTGTCGTCAATGGCTTGATTCTGCCGTGCATCCCGCTGATGTTGATGGTGGTGCTGCTGGCACTGGAGCCTGACTTCGGGTCCGTCGTCGTCATGGGAGGCGCCGTGATGGGCATGCTATTGCTCTCCGGTGTCGCATGGTGGGGCTTTATCGTCCTGTTGGTGCTTGCCCTGGGCGGAGGGTGGTTGCTGGCCATCGCCGAACCTTATCGCTGGGAGCGCCTGACCACTTACACCGATCCCTGGGCCAACATGTATGACAGTGGTTACCAGCTCACCCAGGCCTTGATCGCTTTCGGACGCGGGCACCTGACAGGCATGGGGCTGGGAAACAGTGTGCAGAAGCTTTTCTATCTCCCTGAAGCGCATACCGATTTCGTGTTTGCGGTACTGGCAGAAGAGTTGGGGTTGATCGGCGCCACTGCTGTTGTTGGCTTGTTCGCCTTGCTGATTTATCGTGCCTTCAAGATCAGTCGCCGTGCGGAGCTGGCGGGTTTGCCATTCAATGCATACCTTGGCTACGGTATCGCTCTTGTGTTCGGCGCCCAGGCCTTCATCAATATCGGTGTGGCCAGTGGTCTGCTGCCGACCAAGGGGTTGACGTTGCCACTGATGAGTTACGGCGGCTCCAGTCTGATCATCAGTTGCGTGCAGGTGGCTGTTTTATTACGTATTGACGCCGAGACTCGCTTGTTGTCTCGCGGTACCGTCACGCCACGGCGCAAGGCCAAGCTGCCTACCGATACCCCGCAAGGAGCCAAGGCATGA
- the murG gene encoding undecaprenyldiphospho-muramoylpentapeptide beta-N-acetylglucosaminyltransferase → MAGGTGGHVIPALSLARALASVGHEIHWLGSPRGIENRLVPEAGYPLHRVEVAGLRGKGVVGYAAIPFRLTRAVLQARRIIRELKPVLVVGLGGFASGPGGLAARLEGIPLVIHEQNAIAGLTNKVLARMATRVYAAFSGAFPPSRGAQVVGNPVRDEIAHVGAMTRDVSELEQRPLHLLVMGGSLGAQALNEQLAPALALLPETVRPVVRHQAGRDKCEATVAVYQAAEIDAEVSEFITDMAEAYAWADLVVCRSGALTVAELAAAGRPAIFVPFPHAVDDHQTVNARVLVAADAARLIPQDTLNAQCLSETLGELLDPKILTGMAAHARESAELDAVATMLAGCMETRLER, encoded by the coding sequence ATGGCCGGCGGAACAGGGGGGCATGTCATCCCTGCGCTGTCACTGGCACGCGCCCTGGCAAGTGTCGGTCATGAGATTCATTGGCTGGGCAGCCCGCGCGGCATCGAGAATCGACTGGTGCCAGAGGCAGGGTATCCGTTGCATCGCGTTGAAGTGGCGGGGCTGCGTGGCAAGGGAGTCGTCGGTTACGCGGCAATCCCCTTTCGCCTGACCCGCGCGGTGCTACAGGCACGACGCATCATCCGTGAGCTCAAGCCTGTATTGGTCGTCGGGCTGGGTGGATTTGCCAGTGGTCCGGGGGGGCTCGCGGCACGCCTGGAAGGCATTCCACTGGTGATTCATGAGCAGAATGCCATTGCCGGATTGACCAACAAGGTGTTGGCCCGCATGGCCACGCGTGTCTATGCCGCCTTCTCCGGGGCTTTTCCACCGTCGCGTGGTGCTCAGGTGGTGGGCAATCCGGTGCGTGATGAAATAGCTCACGTGGGTGCGATGACACGCGATGTCTCAGAGCTTGAGCAACGTCCACTGCACCTCTTGGTGATGGGCGGCTCGTTGGGCGCTCAAGCGCTCAACGAGCAGCTGGCTCCCGCGCTTGCATTGCTCCCTGAGACGGTGCGTCCTGTCGTTCGTCATCAGGCGGGGCGTGACAAGTGTGAAGCAACGGTTGCTGTGTATCAGGCCGCGGAGATAGATGCTGAGGTGAGTGAGTTCATTACTGACATGGCCGAGGCCTATGCATGGGCCGATCTCGTGGTATGTCGTTCAGGCGCCCTGACGGTGGCGGAGCTTGCGGCGGCAGGGCGTCCGGCTATCTTCGTGCCGTTTCCCCATGCCGTGGACGATCATCAGACCGTCAATGCCAGGGTGTTGGTGGCTGCGGATGCGGCACGTTTGATACCCCAGGATACGTTGAATGCCCAATGTCTCTCCGAGACGCTGGGTGAATTGCTTGATCCCAAGATACTCACTGGCATGGCCGCTCACGCCCGCGAAAGCGCGGAACTCGACGCGGTGGCGACCATGCTGGCAGGCTGCATGGAGACTCGCCTTGAACGCTAG
- the murC gene encoding UDP-N-acetylmuramate--L-alanine ligase: MRRIRRIHFVGIGGVGMCGIAEVLGNMGYEVSGSDLKESSVTAHLRECGVRVAIGHAAVNAEGSDVVVVSTAVDTTNPEVAWAREHRIPVVRRAEMLAELMRFRQGIAIAGTHGKTTTTSLTATLLAEGGMDPTFVIGGRLTSAGTNARLGEGEYLVAEADESDASFLHLQPLISVVTNVDADHMATYEGDFNRLKDTFIEFLHNLPFYGLAVLCIDDANLRELLPRVQRQFVTYGFSEDADYRISNFRQGGGQLSFTALRPEGHAPLDITLAMPGEHNALNALAAIAVATDVGVSDDAIARALASFAGVGRRFQVHGEFAAPNGEQSVMLVDDYGHHPREVEMVIRAVRAGWPDRRLVMAYQPHRYSRTHDLYEDFVRVLSEVDTLLLLDVYSAGEAMIPGADGRSLAGSIRQRGQVDPLFVEHKRALPELLNNVLRPGDILITQGAGDVGGIALALAGADLKLSEVVL, translated from the coding sequence ATGCGCCGTATTCGTCGTATCCACTTCGTTGGCATCGGCGGCGTGGGCATGTGTGGTATTGCCGAAGTGCTTGGCAACATGGGGTACGAGGTCAGTGGTAGTGATCTCAAGGAATCCTCGGTCACTGCACATCTGCGTGAGTGTGGGGTCCGCGTCGCCATTGGCCATGCTGCCGTCAATGCCGAGGGCAGTGATGTGGTCGTGGTGTCGACGGCTGTCGACACCACCAATCCTGAAGTGGCATGGGCTCGCGAGCATCGTATCCCTGTCGTGCGTCGTGCCGAGATGTTGGCTGAGCTGATGCGCTTCCGTCAGGGGATTGCCATCGCCGGGACGCACGGCAAAACCACCACCACAAGCCTGACTGCGACCCTGCTTGCCGAAGGCGGGATGGATCCGACCTTCGTGATCGGTGGCAGGCTGACCAGTGCTGGCACCAACGCGCGTCTTGGCGAGGGTGAGTATCTGGTGGCCGAGGCGGATGAATCCGATGCCTCCTTCCTGCACCTGCAGCCACTGATTTCCGTGGTGACCAATGTTGATGCTGATCACATGGCGACCTACGAAGGTGATTTCAATCGTCTCAAGGACACCTTCATCGAGTTTCTGCACAACCTGCCGTTCTACGGTCTGGCGGTGCTGTGCATTGACGATGCCAATCTTCGCGAATTGCTGCCGCGGGTTCAGCGTCAATTCGTGACCTATGGCTTCAGTGAGGATGCAGACTATCGCATCAGCAACTTCCGTCAGGGTGGCGGGCAGCTGAGCTTCACGGCGCTACGTCCGGAAGGGCATGCGCCGCTTGATATCACGTTAGCGATGCCAGGCGAGCACAACGCACTCAATGCGTTGGCAGCGATAGCGGTAGCGACCGATGTGGGCGTGAGTGATGATGCGATTGCCCGCGCGCTGGCCAGTTTTGCCGGTGTTGGCCGTCGTTTCCAGGTGCATGGCGAGTTTGCTGCACCCAACGGTGAGCAGAGCGTGATGCTGGTTGACGACTATGGCCATCATCCGCGTGAGGTCGAGATGGTAATTCGTGCCGTACGTGCTGGCTGGCCAGATCGCCGTCTGGTGATGGCATATCAGCCGCATCGTTATTCGCGTACTCATGACCTCTATGAGGACTTCGTGCGCGTGCTGTCCGAGGTAGACACTCTGCTGCTGCTGGATGTCTACAGTGCAGGGGAAGCCATGATTCCCGGCGCAGATGGTCGCTCTCTCGCGGGCTCCATTCGTCAACGTGGTCAGGTGGATCCGTTGTTCGTCGAGCACAAGCGGGCATTGCCGGAACTGCTCAATAACGTACTGCGCCCCGGCGATATCTTGATCACGCAGGGCGCTGGTGATGTGGGTGGTATCGCATTGGCACTGGCCGGTGCCGACTTGAAACTCTCCGAGGTGGTGCTATGA
- a CDS encoding D-alanine--D-alanine ligase has product MSEQTSVSSRVTASPEGVASLERAVVPELAVRYGRVVVLFGGISAEREVSLKSGTAVLAALEGAGLDVQGYDMAGGLAGLEVLRPDRVFIAMHGRGGEDGTLQGALELLGIPYTGSGVLASALGMDKLRTKKLWDAEGLPTPRSCQLAADTDWQAVLDTLGVPVVVKPVHEGSTLGIHIVEDAQTLEAAWRDASQFDAVVMAERFIKGPEYTVSILDDAALPAIRIEADSGFYDYEAKYLANTTRYLLPCGLAAECEVALAELSLKAFSTLGCEGWGRVDVMQDAEGAFWLLEVNTSPGMTDHSLVPQAAAHVGLDFASLVLRILDTTLTERTDADVSGCLPSDH; this is encoded by the coding sequence ATGAGCGAGCAAACCTCCGTGTCATCTCGTGTCACGGCAAGCCCTGAGGGAGTGGCAAGCCTGGAGAGAGCAGTAGTTCCTGAATTGGCAGTGCGCTATGGGCGTGTTGTCGTGCTCTTCGGTGGCATTAGCGCTGAGCGCGAAGTCTCACTGAAAAGCGGTACTGCCGTGCTCGCTGCACTGGAAGGCGCTGGGCTAGACGTACAGGGATATGACATGGCCGGTGGACTGGCGGGGCTTGAAGTCTTGCGGCCAGACCGTGTGTTCATTGCCATGCACGGTCGTGGTGGTGAGGATGGCACCTTGCAGGGCGCGCTGGAATTACTCGGCATCCCCTACACCGGCAGCGGTGTATTGGCCTCGGCACTGGGCATGGACAAGCTACGCACCAAGAAATTGTGGGACGCTGAAGGGTTGCCGACACCGCGCTCCTGCCAGCTGGCAGCCGATACCGACTGGCAAGCTGTACTTGATACGCTGGGCGTGCCGGTAGTGGTCAAGCCGGTTCATGAAGGTTCTACGCTGGGAATTCATATCGTCGAGGATGCCCAGACATTGGAAGCTGCGTGGCGTGATGCTAGCCAGTTTGATGCGGTGGTGATGGCAGAACGTTTCATCAAGGGCCCTGAGTACACCGTCTCCATTCTGGATGATGCGGCGTTACCTGCCATTCGTATTGAGGCTGATAGCGGCTTTTATGATTACGAAGCCAAGTACCTTGCCAATACCACGCGTTATCTACTGCCTTGCGGACTTGCGGCTGAGTGTGAAGTCGCATTGGCTGAATTGTCTTTGAAGGCATTTTCTACGCTAGGCTGTGAAGGTTGGGGGCGCGTGGACGTGATGCAGGATGCCGAAGGAGCTTTCTGGTTGCTTGAGGTCAATACCTCGCCAGGCATGACAGATCACAGCTTGGTGCCGCAGGCAGCTGCACATGTTGGCCTCGACTTTGCGTCGCTGGTGCTGCGAATTCTAGATACGACCCTGACCGAGCGCACTGACGCTGATGTGTCAGGCTGTCTGCCGAGCGATCACTGA
- a CDS encoding cell division protein FtsQ/DivIB: MASRSSAGTLFGLILGLALMVAGGQALWTWLDRPIERVTIKGDFEHVSAAYLQRHIAPLIRGQSWLSVPLGDVRQRALTIDWLSEVSISRRWPDTLEFELFEQQPVAYWNDGELLNVRGEAFKVGPVTRLGNLPTLAGPQDSGSEVLAELDALQSQLGGLGLNVSQLRLEPRGAWRFQVNDTVWVMLGRNDRDARLARFMAAWQRRLSGEASQIRYIDLRYPNGVAVAWHGETTAPESGQGG; the protein is encoded by the coding sequence ATGGCCTCACGTAGCTCTGCCGGCACGCTCTTCGGCCTTATACTGGGCTTGGCCCTGATGGTGGCAGGTGGCCAGGCTCTGTGGACGTGGCTGGATCGTCCGATCGAACGTGTCACCATCAAGGGTGACTTCGAACACGTCAGCGCAGCCTATCTGCAACGGCATATTGCACCCTTGATTCGCGGTCAAAGCTGGCTTTCTGTGCCATTGGGTGATGTTCGTCAGCGTGCATTGACGATTGATTGGCTCAGTGAAGTCAGCATTTCGCGTCGCTGGCCGGATACACTCGAATTTGAACTGTTTGAGCAGCAACCGGTGGCGTACTGGAATGATGGTGAATTGCTCAATGTACGCGGTGAAGCCTTCAAGGTAGGTCCTGTCACTCGCCTGGGAAATCTACCGACGTTGGCAGGCCCGCAAGACAGTGGTTCTGAGGTCCTTGCTGAGCTGGATGCCCTGCAGAGTCAGCTTGGTGGGCTAGGACTCAATGTTTCTCAGCTACGACTTGAGCCTCGCGGTGCATGGCGTTTTCAAGTCAATGACACTGTCTGGGTGATGCTGGGACGCAATGATCGTGATGCGAGATTGGCGCGCTTCATGGCCGCGTGGCAGCGTCGCTTGAGTGGCGAGGCGTCGCAGATTCGCTACATAGACCTGCGCTACCCCAATGGCGTAGCAGTGGCATGGCATGGTGAGACGACAGCACCAGAAAGTGGGCAGGGTGGCTGA
- the ftsA gene encoding cell division protein FtsA, with translation MAGHSKSQDMVVGLDIGTSKVVAIVGQPTDDGGIEIAGIGSHPSRGMKKGVVINIESTVQSIQRAVEEAELMAGCDIHSVYVGIAGSHISSMNSDGVVAIKDREVSPSDIERVIDSARARAISEGQRILHVLPQEYAIDRQEGIREPLGMSGVRLEARVHLVTAALNAVQNIEKCVRRCGLEVDDIILEQLASSHAVLTEDERELGVCMVDIGGGTTDIAVFTEGAIRHTAVIPIAGDQVTNDIAMALRTPTQYAEEIKVKYACALTQLASSDETIKVPSVGDRPARDLSRQALAEVVEPRYEELFTLIRDELRRSGYEDLVAAGVVLTGGTSRMEGVVELAEEIFHMPVRIACPQNVRGLADVVRNPIYSTGVGLLHYGMKQERHTPSSTTVAVRREESAARRVHGHEHDISTLERIKGWFKGNF, from the coding sequence ATGGCAGGACATTCCAAATCACAGGATATGGTGGTCGGGCTGGACATCGGAACATCCAAGGTGGTCGCGATCGTGGGTCAGCCCACCGATGATGGTGGCATTGAAATTGCTGGCATTGGTTCACACCCCTCTCGCGGTATGAAGAAGGGTGTCGTGATCAATATCGAGTCGACGGTTCAGTCGATTCAGCGTGCAGTGGAAGAAGCTGAGCTGATGGCCGGGTGTGATATCCACTCGGTATATGTCGGTATCGCCGGCAGCCATATCAGCTCGATGAACTCCGATGGCGTAGTGGCAATCAAGGACCGTGAGGTCTCACCGTCAGATATCGAACGTGTGATCGACTCTGCTCGCGCACGAGCAATTTCTGAAGGTCAGCGCATTCTTCACGTGCTGCCACAGGAATATGCCATCGACCGGCAGGAAGGCATTCGTGAGCCATTGGGCATGTCCGGGGTGCGCCTTGAGGCGCGCGTTCACCTGGTCACAGCGGCACTGAATGCTGTACAGAATATAGAGAAATGTGTCCGTCGCTGCGGTCTTGAAGTCGACGACATCATTCTCGAGCAGCTCGCCTCAAGTCATGCAGTACTGACTGAGGATGAGCGTGAGCTTGGGGTGTGCATGGTCGATATCGGAGGAGGGACTACCGATATCGCGGTGTTTACCGAAGGGGCCATTCGACATACGGCAGTGATCCCCATCGCAGGTGATCAAGTGACCAATGATATTGCCATGGCGCTTCGCACCCCCACTCAGTACGCTGAAGAAATCAAGGTCAAGTACGCCTGTGCTCTGACCCAACTGGCGTCCAGCGACGAGACGATCAAGGTGCCTAGTGTTGGTGATCGACCGGCCCGTGATCTGTCTCGCCAGGCGTTGGCAGAAGTGGTTGAGCCCAGGTACGAGGAACTCTTCACTCTGATCCGCGATGAGCTACGTCGCAGTGGCTATGAGGATCTCGTGGCAGCCGGTGTAGTACTAACCGGCGGCACGTCGCGTATGGAAGGTGTCGTGGAGCTGGCGGAAGAGATCTTCCATATGCCAGTACGCATAGCCTGCCCGCAAAATGTACGTGGACTGGCCGATGTGGTCCGTAATCCAATTTATTCTACGGGTGTAGGTTTGCTACATTATGGAATGAAGCAGGAACGGCATACGCCATCGTCGACTACGGTCGCGGTGCGCAGAGAGGAATCTGCCGCGCGACGCGTTCACGGCCACGAGCATGACATCTCCACGCTGGAGCGGATCAAGGGCTGGTTCAAGGGAAATTTCTGA
- the ftsZ gene encoding cell division protein FtsZ, whose amino-acid sequence MFELVDNAPSSSAVIKVIGVGGGGGNAVNHMVESNIEGVEFICANTDAQALKRVAAKTILQLGSEITKGLGAGANPEVGRQAAMEDRERIVELLQGADMVFITAGMGGGTGTGGAPVVAQVAKELGILTVAVVTRPFPFEGPRRQKAAEQGMKELSEHVDSLITIPNEKLLSVLGKSASLLSAFSAANDVLLGAVQGIAELITSPGIINVDFADVRTVMSEMGMAMMGTGDAVGENRAREAAEKAIRSPLLEDIDLHGARGILVNITAGPDLSIGEFNDVGATVQEFASPDATIVVGTSIDMDMTDVLRVTVVAAGLDGRVEKPAARETAPAKRTIEKPADYRSLQTPTVTRQAKEDQAAAAKKAEPRKSRDMDDYLDIPAFLRRQAD is encoded by the coding sequence ATGTTCGAACTGGTAGATAACGCACCCTCCAGCAGCGCGGTCATCAAGGTGATCGGTGTTGGCGGCGGCGGTGGTAACGCCGTCAATCACATGGTCGAGAGCAACATCGAAGGCGTCGAATTCATCTGCGCCAATACCGATGCCCAGGCGCTCAAGCGCGTGGCTGCCAAGACTATCCTTCAACTAGGCAGTGAGATCACGAAAGGACTTGGCGCAGGCGCCAACCCGGAAGTGGGTCGTCAGGCCGCCATGGAAGACCGTGAGCGAATCGTCGAGCTGCTGCAGGGCGCCGATATGGTCTTCATCACTGCGGGTATGGGTGGTGGCACCGGTACCGGCGGTGCGCCTGTCGTTGCACAGGTTGCCAAGGAACTCGGCATCCTGACTGTCGCTGTGGTCACTCGTCCGTTCCCGTTTGAAGGGCCGCGTCGTCAGAAAGCTGCCGAGCAGGGCATGAAGGAGCTCTCCGAGCACGTCGACTCCCTGATCACCATTCCCAATGAGAAACTGCTGTCAGTGCTGGGCAAGAGCGCCAGTCTGCTGAGCGCGTTCAGCGCAGCCAACGATGTCCTGCTAGGCGCTGTACAGGGCATCGCAGAGCTGATCACCAGTCCGGGCATCATCAACGTCGATTTTGCTGATGTGCGCACCGTCATGTCCGAGATGGGCATGGCGATGATGGGAACCGGTGATGCAGTGGGCGAGAACCGTGCTCGCGAAGCCGCCGAGAAGGCCATCCGCAGTCCGCTGCTGGAAGACATCGACCTCCACGGTGCACGCGGTATCCTGGTGAACATCACGGCTGGCCCGGACCTGTCCATCGGCGAGTTCAATGATGTTGGTGCGACGGTTCAGGAGTTCGCTTCTCCGGACGCTACCATCGTTGTCGGTACGTCCATCGACATGGACATGACAGACGTACTGCGTGTCACCGTCGTGGCAGCAGGTCTTGATGGACGTGTGGAGAAGCCCGCCGCTCGTGAGACGGCTCCGGCCAAGCGCACTATCGAGAAGCCTGCGGACTATCGTAGCCTGCAGACACCGACTGTTACGCGTCAGGCCAAGGAAGATCAGGCTGCCGCTGCCAAGAAGGCAGAGCCGCGCAAGAGCCGTGACATGGATGACTATCTCGACATCCCGGCCTTCCTGCGCCGTCAGGCTGACTGA